Proteins encoded within one genomic window of Corvus hawaiiensis isolate bCorHaw1 chromosome 9, bCorHaw1.pri.cur, whole genome shotgun sequence:
- the TYW3 gene encoding tRNA wybutosine-synthesizing protein 3 homolog isoform X1 translates to MAAFARRKAQRLARPDPSRKRALDARAAGLVRLLNARERFCTTSSCDGRVVLADTDGTGIQKKNCTWLLVTHDPCVKGDVMTALEKATGDVVFKFEPFVLHVLCQELQDAQMLHSVAVDSGFRNSGITVGRGGKITMAVRSTHCLEVPLSHKGRLMVSEEYIEFLVHVANQKMEENIRRIDRFHKGLELALEAAVPADTLSPEGPEKSHSVYVHRRKRRTAQEQANLSGELKPQDDTESSLDLFAEIMI, encoded by the exons ATGGCGGCGTTCGCGCGGCGCAAGGCGCAGCGGCTCGCGCGGCCCGATCCCAGCCGGAAGCGCGCGCTAGACGCGCGCGCCGCGGGGCTCGTGCGGCTCCTGAACGCTCGCGAGCGGTTCTGCACCACGAGCTCGTGCGACGGGAGGGTCGTCCTGGCG GACACGGACGGCACGGGGATCCAGAAGAAGAACTGCACGTGGCTCCTGGTAACGCATGACCCGTGTGTCAAAGGCGATGTG ATGACAGCACTAGAGAAAGCCACTGGTGATGTTGTGTTCAAGTTTGAACCATTTGTTCTTCATGTGCTGTGTCAGGAACTGCAGGATGCACAGATGCTG caTTCAGTGGCTGTTGACTCTGGGTTCAGGAACTCTGGTATTACAGttggcagaggaggaaaaattaCAATG GCTGTGCGGAGCACTCACTGCTTAGAAGTTCCATTGAGCCACAAAGGGAGATTGATGGTCTCTGAAGAATATATTGAATTTCTGGTACATGTAGCCaatcagaaaatggaagaaaacataAGGAGGATTGACAG ATTCCACAAAGGCTTGGAGTTGGCTCTGgaagctgctgtccctgcagacaCCTTGTCTCCTGAGGGGCCAGAGAAGAGCCACTCTGTGTACGTGCACAGAAGAAAGAGACGGACTGCTCAGGAACAGGCCAATCTCAGTGGAGAGCTAAAACCCCAGGATGATACTGAAAGCAGTCTTGATCTGTTTGCTGAAATCATGATATAG
- the TYW3 gene encoding tRNA wybutosine-synthesizing protein 3 homolog isoform X2, translating to MGTGMGVLADTDGTGIQKKNCTWLLVTHDPCVKGDVMTALEKATGDVVFKFEPFVLHVLCQELQDAQMLHSVAVDSGFRNSGITVGRGGKITMAVRSTHCLEVPLSHKGRLMVSEEYIEFLVHVANQKMEENIRRIDRFHKGLELALEAAVPADTLSPEGPEKSHSVYVHRRKRRTAQEQANLSGELKPQDDTESSLDLFAEIMI from the exons ATGGGGACCGGGATGGGCGTCCTGGCG GACACGGACGGCACGGGGATCCAGAAGAAGAACTGCACGTGGCTCCTGGTAACGCATGACCCGTGTGTCAAAGGCGATGTG ATGACAGCACTAGAGAAAGCCACTGGTGATGTTGTGTTCAAGTTTGAACCATTTGTTCTTCATGTGCTGTGTCAGGAACTGCAGGATGCACAGATGCTG caTTCAGTGGCTGTTGACTCTGGGTTCAGGAACTCTGGTATTACAGttggcagaggaggaaaaattaCAATG GCTGTGCGGAGCACTCACTGCTTAGAAGTTCCATTGAGCCACAAAGGGAGATTGATGGTCTCTGAAGAATATATTGAATTTCTGGTACATGTAGCCaatcagaaaatggaagaaaacataAGGAGGATTGACAG ATTCCACAAAGGCTTGGAGTTGGCTCTGgaagctgctgtccctgcagacaCCTTGTCTCCTGAGGGGCCAGAGAAGAGCCACTCTGTGTACGTGCACAGAAGAAAGAGACGGACTGCTCAGGAACAGGCCAATCTCAGTGGAGAGCTAAAACCCCAGGATGATACTGAAAGCAGTCTTGATCTGTTTGCTGAAATCATGATATAG